Proteins encoded together in one Rossellomorea sp. y25 window:
- a CDS encoding serine hydrolase domain-containing protein gives MKPQMINMQKRMKEYGVTGLSMAVIEGGSISSTECCGILEAGTDIRVESDSIFSACSISKFLTSMLVMTLTEQGILDLDEDVNNVLTSWKVPLHEYNGNVTLRHLLSHQSGIVDPEGSFNELNSKFGTPTMVNLLEGKSPYCKVPIEVKYAPERDFHYSDAGFCIIQLLIEDVTGNPFYEVMSEHLFHPLHMKNSTFDPSSQNASCGHMSDGEVVEGKYPIYPYPAASGLWTTPTDLALVVVELMHALKGESKLRLSSSKAAEMIHSQGGKEWTGLGVFLDQNDKGIEISSLGWGVGFQCMVVAYPQLESALVIMTNTDLGVHQLKGIIGDVYKAYYFYMSD, from the coding sequence ATGAAACCACAAATGATCAACATGCAAAAGCGTATGAAAGAGTATGGTGTAACGGGATTAAGCATGGCAGTCATTGAGGGTGGCTCCATCAGTAGCACGGAATGCTGCGGTATACTGGAAGCAGGAACGGATATACGGGTGGAAAGTGATTCCATTTTCAGTGCTTGTTCAATTAGTAAATTTCTAACCTCGATGTTGGTGATGACATTGACGGAACAAGGCATTCTGGATTTAGATGAGGATGTGAATAATGTGCTAACATCCTGGAAGGTCCCTTTACATGAATATAATGGAAACGTTACCTTAAGACATTTACTTAGTCACCAATCGGGGATAGTCGATCCTGAAGGAAGCTTCAACGAACTTAATTCGAAGTTTGGTACTCCGACGATGGTTAACCTGTTAGAAGGGAAATCCCCTTATTGTAAGGTCCCTATTGAAGTGAAATATGCCCCTGAAAGGGACTTTCACTATTCTGATGCAGGCTTCTGTATCATACAACTGTTGATAGAAGATGTCACTGGGAACCCTTTTTACGAAGTTATGAGCGAACATCTTTTTCATCCATTACATATGAAAAATAGCACATTTGATCCTTCATCTCAAAACGCCTCTTGTGGTCATATGAGTGATGGAGAAGTAGTGGAAGGCAAATATCCAATCTATCCGTATCCTGCTGCTTCCGGACTGTGGACAACCCCAACAGATCTAGCACTTGTAGTGGTAGAACTCATGCATGCGTTAAAAGGGGAAAGCAAACTCAGGCTTTCGTCAAGTAAAGCAGCTGAAATGATCCATTCACAAGGCGGTAAGGAATGGACCGGACTAGGGGTCTTCCTGGATCAAAACGACAAGGGAATCGAAATATCATCACTTGGCTGGGGCGTTGGTTTTCAATGCATGGTGGTGGCCTATCCTCAATTGGAAAGTGCTTTGGTCATCATGACCAATACAGACTTAGGTGTTCATCAATTAAAAGGGATCATTGGGGACGTGTACAAGGCTTATTATTTTTATATGAGTGACTAG
- a CDS encoding chemotaxis protein CheW, whose translation MPKVVVFHAGKEEYALPIENVVSIERVEEVRPIPHLPSFVLGFVKVRGELIPVLDLANILYNTSAGAETGMFLLVVHTETIQIGLVVKEAKEILEVPDDSFTNVGLLAYSKTNYFSGIINLEDSLITQIDPNVLVESLEGIREIQDYVSEQKTHQN comes from the coding sequence ATGCCGAAAGTAGTTGTATTTCATGCTGGAAAAGAGGAATATGCTCTACCGATTGAGAACGTAGTATCGATTGAAAGAGTGGAAGAAGTGAGGCCCATCCCTCATCTTCCTTCATTTGTCCTGGGATTTGTAAAAGTCAGGGGTGAGCTGATCCCTGTCCTTGATTTAGCAAATATCCTTTATAACACGAGTGCAGGTGCAGAAACAGGAATGTTTCTACTCGTCGTTCACACAGAAACAATTCAGATCGGTTTGGTCGTAAAGGAAGCGAAAGAAATTCTCGAAGTACCGGATGACTCCTTTACAAACGTAGGTTTACTTGCATATTCAAAAACAAATTATTTCTCAGGAATCATCAATCTTGAAGACTCGCTCATCACCCAGATTGATCCCAATGTTTTAGTAGAGAGCTTAGAAGGTATTAGAGAGATACAGGATTACGTGAGCGAGCAAAAAACACATCAAAATTAG
- a CDS encoding GNAT family N-acetyltransferase yields MPTIEIRRPGIEDQEELNQFFSTVIKHTFYSEGISEMVDDIENEIASKKRYLKSDLESNGKDRYFLIASEKGGTDIMGTIEYGPASELIRTCTDGALNEIYEVGTVFVHPDYQGRGVGTLLLNVMFLTFLNRGIQEFCLDSGYALAQKIWKGKFGEPDYWLKDYWGIGSDHMIWKKSMNDVSINFKW; encoded by the coding sequence GTGCCTACCATTGAAATAAGAAGACCAGGAATAGAAGATCAGGAAGAACTGAATCAATTTTTTTCTACAGTCATAAAGCATACCTTTTACAGTGAAGGGATATCGGAAATGGTTGATGACATTGAAAATGAAATTGCAAGCAAAAAACGTTATTTAAAGAGTGACTTGGAAAGCAATGGGAAGGATCGGTACTTTCTAATCGCTTCGGAAAAGGGTGGAACCGACATTATGGGAACCATTGAATACGGTCCTGCCAGTGAACTGATTCGCACCTGTACAGATGGAGCACTGAATGAGATATATGAAGTCGGAACGGTGTTTGTGCATCCCGATTATCAAGGACGCGGGGTAGGGACATTACTATTAAACGTCATGTTCCTTACTTTTCTAAACAGGGGAATCCAGGAATTCTGTTTGGATAGCGGATACGCCCTTGCACAGAAAATATGGAAGGGGAAATTTGGTGAACCTGACTATTGGCTGAAGGATTATTGGGGTATCGGGTCTGATCATATGATATGGAAGAAATCGATGAATGATGTTTCTATCAACTTTAAATGGTGA
- a CDS encoding DNA polymerase IV has translation MISHYPKNGRVILHVDMNSFYASVEMAFDPTLRGKPLAIAGNPQERRGIIVTCSYEARSLGVKTTMPLWEAKKLCPELIIMTPNFDRYRAASKGIFDILRQYSELVEPVSIDEGYLDITDSFEKGTPLQIASDIQSQIKSQLDLPCSIGVAPNKFLAKTASDMKKPMGITVLRKRDIPEKLWPLPVIEMHGIGQKTAEKLNSFGIHTCDDLAHANDIQLKSLLGINGLRLKERANGIDRRSVDPDSIYDYKSVGNSTTLPKDTTNQHELLMVVEKLCAKVSSRLQQKDVLGMTIQLMIRDKFRKTITRSKKLENPIYKKEDLFHYAKDLLLKHWDGDPVRLLGVTAQDIVEKSEATEQLDLFSYKKVAEKEPLYTVLSQLQEKFGKDSISQGIKGKNKKKTFDSKQDTSFNKDFLSE, from the coding sequence ATGATCTCACATTATCCAAAAAACGGGCGAGTGATCCTTCATGTTGATATGAATAGCTTTTATGCCTCTGTTGAAATGGCATTTGACCCAACATTGAGGGGCAAACCATTGGCTATAGCCGGGAATCCCCAAGAGAGACGAGGCATTATCGTGACATGCAGCTACGAAGCGAGAAGCTTGGGAGTGAAGACGACAATGCCTCTTTGGGAAGCCAAAAAACTGTGCCCAGAGCTCATTATCATGACGCCTAACTTTGACCGTTACCGCGCAGCCTCCAAAGGAATATTTGATATCCTCAGACAATATTCAGAATTAGTGGAGCCTGTCTCAATTGATGAGGGATATCTGGATATCACGGACTCCTTTGAAAAAGGCACCCCGTTACAAATTGCGTCAGACATTCAATCCCAAATTAAAAGTCAACTCGATCTTCCCTGCAGTATCGGGGTGGCCCCTAACAAATTCCTGGCCAAGACTGCATCCGACATGAAGAAACCTATGGGAATCACCGTATTAAGAAAGCGTGATATCCCTGAAAAGCTTTGGCCACTTCCTGTCATTGAGATGCACGGCATTGGACAGAAGACCGCAGAAAAGCTCAATTCGTTTGGTATTCATACCTGCGATGATCTCGCTCATGCCAATGATATACAGCTGAAATCACTGCTTGGAATCAATGGTCTCCGTCTCAAAGAACGTGCCAACGGGATCGATAGGCGAAGCGTGGACCCTGATTCGATCTATGATTATAAAAGCGTTGGAAACTCCACTACTTTACCAAAGGATACAACGAACCAACACGAGCTATTAATGGTTGTAGAGAAACTATGTGCAAAAGTGTCGTCACGCCTGCAGCAGAAAGACGTTCTGGGGATGACGATCCAGCTCATGATCAGGGATAAATTCAGAAAAACCATTACGAGAAGCAAGAAGCTGGAAAATCCGATATATAAAAAAGAAGATTTATTTCATTATGCTAAAGACTTATTGTTGAAGCACTGGGATGGAGATCCCGTAAGACTTTTGGGTGTCACCGCACAGGATATAGTGGAAAAGAGTGAAGCAACCGAACAATTGGACCTATTCTCTTACAAAAAGGTAGCAGAAAAGGAACCACTTTACACTGTTTTATCACAGCTTCAGGAAAAGTTCGGGAAAGATTCCATCTCCCAAGGAATAAAAGGGAAGAACAAGAAGAAAACCTTTGACTCAAAACAGGACACAAGCTTCAACAAAGATTTTCTGAGTGAATGA
- the gndA gene encoding NADP-dependent phosphogluconate dehydrogenase — translation MSQEIGVIGLAVMGKNLAWNIESRGYSVSVYNRSRKKTDEMISESKGKNVVPTYTIDEFVNSLEKPRKILLMVKAGNPTDATIEQLKPFLEKGDILIDGGNTFFEDTRRRNHELSELGIHFIGTGVSGGEEGALTGPSIMPGGQKEAYELVAPILKDIAAKVDGDPCTTYIGPDGAGHYVKMVHNGIEYGDMQLIAESYFLMKNVLGLSAEELHEVFADWNKGELDSYLIEITADIFTKKDEETGKPMVDVILDKAGQKGTGKWTSQSALDLGVSLPIITESVFARFISAIKDERVKASKMLKGPDTKPFQGDKKALVESIRKALYMSKICSYAQGFAQMRSASDEYKWDLQYGDIAMIFRGGCIIRAQFLQKIKEAYDRESNLSNLLLDPYFKEIVESYQYALREVISAAVQNGVPVPGFSAALSYYDSYRTETLPANLIQAQRDYFGAHTYERVDKEGTFHTEWMK, via the coding sequence ATGTCTCAAGAAATTGGTGTTATCGGTTTAGCCGTAATGGGTAAAAACTTAGCTTGGAATATTGAGAGCAGAGGGTACTCTGTTTCTGTATATAATCGTTCCCGTAAAAAAACGGATGAAATGATAAGCGAATCTAAAGGAAAGAATGTCGTTCCTACATATACGATTGATGAATTCGTTAATTCTCTAGAAAAACCTAGAAAAATCCTCTTGATGGTGAAAGCAGGAAATCCAACTGATGCAACCATTGAACAATTAAAGCCGTTCCTGGAAAAAGGGGACATTCTGATTGACGGAGGAAATACGTTCTTCGAAGATACGCGCCGCCGCAATCACGAATTAAGCGAATTAGGCATTCACTTTATCGGAACGGGTGTCTCCGGTGGAGAAGAAGGTGCACTTACTGGTCCTTCTATCATGCCTGGTGGACAGAAGGAAGCGTACGAACTTGTCGCTCCCATCTTGAAAGACATTGCAGCGAAAGTCGATGGAGACCCTTGTACGACGTATATAGGTCCTGATGGCGCGGGTCACTATGTGAAAATGGTGCACAACGGCATCGAATACGGAGATATGCAGTTGATCGCTGAGTCCTACTTCCTGATGAAAAATGTCCTTGGCTTAAGTGCCGAGGAACTGCATGAAGTGTTTGCCGACTGGAATAAAGGTGAACTTGATAGTTATCTCATCGAAATCACAGCAGATATCTTCACGAAGAAAGATGAGGAAACAGGAAAGCCGATGGTCGATGTCATCCTGGACAAAGCAGGACAAAAGGGTACAGGCAAATGGACAAGCCAGAGTGCGTTAGACCTTGGTGTGTCCTTACCGATTATCACCGAGTCTGTCTTTGCCCGTTTCATTTCAGCCATTAAAGATGAACGTGTGAAAGCAAGCAAAATGCTAAAAGGACCTGACACGAAACCATTCCAAGGCGATAAAAAAGCATTGGTTGAATCCATCCGTAAAGCTCTTTACATGAGCAAAATCTGTTCCTATGCTCAAGGATTTGCGCAAATGCGCTCTGCATCTGATGAGTACAAATGGGATCTTCAATACGGGGATATCGCAATGATTTTCCGCGGAGGTTGCATCATCCGTGCTCAATTCCTGCAAAAGATCAAAGAAGCTTATGACCGTGAATCAAATCTTTCAAACCTTCTATTAGATCCTTATTTTAAAGAGATCGTAGAAAGTTACCAATATGCACTTCGCGAAGTCATCAGCGCAGCCGTCCAAAATGGTGTACCGGTACCTGGCTTCTCTGCGGCACTGTCTTACTACGATAGCTACCGTACAGAAACACTGCCTGCAAACCTGATCCAGGCTCAGCGAGATTACTTCGGTGCCCATACGTACGAGCGCGTGGACAAAGAAGGTACTTTCCATACTGAGTGGATGAAATAA